A portion of the bacterium genome contains these proteins:
- the frr gene encoding ribosome recycling factor, which yields MTEPHLIETQKNMVKAVEATKRDLRAIRTGRANPAILDSIRVDYYGTQTPLNQMATIGVPEPRMVVVQPWDRTAVEAIVKAIQSSDLGITPSSDGVVIRLPFPPLTEDRRKELAKVAHRLAEEGKVSIRNVRRDANEMLKNAEKKSDISEDERDRLVDVVQKMTDEQSAKIDSLLEEKIADISEV from the coding sequence ATGACTGAGCCACACCTTATAGAGACACAAAAAAACATGGTGAAGGCCGTTGAAGCGACCAAGCGCGACCTGCGCGCCATCCGCACCGGACGCGCCAACCCCGCCATCCTGGACTCCATCCGCGTGGACTACTACGGCACCCAGACCCCCCTGAACCAGATGGCCACCATCGGCGTCCCCGAGCCGCGCATGGTCGTCGTCCAGCCCTGGGACAGGACCGCCGTGGAGGCCATCGTCAAGGCCATCCAGTCGTCGGACCTCGGCATCACCCCGTCCTCCGACGGCGTGGTCATCCGCCTGCCCTTCCCGCCGCTGACCGAGGACCGGCGCAAGGAGCTGGCGAAGGTGGCCCACCGCCTGGCCGAGGAGGGCAAGGTCTCCATCCGCAACGTCCGCCGCGACGCCAACGAGATGCTCAAGAACGCCGAGAAGAAGAGCGACATCAGCGAGGACGAGCGCGACCGGCTCGTGGACGTGGTCCAGAAGATGACCGACGAGCAGTCGGCCAAGATCGACTCCCTCCTGGAGGAGAAAATAGCCGACATCTCGGAGGTTTAG